In Lolium rigidum isolate FL_2022 chromosome 7, APGP_CSIRO_Lrig_0.1, whole genome shotgun sequence, the DNA window GAATGAttactaagatttttaatcttggtcAAGATTAAAGTATAATCCTtaagataaattgcatgagtaccaaGTCCTGCCTAGACCTCAAATACaaataggaacctaaattcgTATTCATGAGGATTTATACTCAGATGCTGGATTTGTACGTCCACTTTGCCagcgagttgagctaggctcactttgcTTATGCCGTGCCATACAACCCTCCTAGGGTCATCTCCATTGTCACAACAAGTAACACGCTACAACTGGGAGTCGATCACACATCGATCTCTTCCACGGTTCTCCTAATGGCATCTCCATGATCAGGCCACTTCGTGATCACCTCACAACATGTGTAGTCGAAGATGGCCactcggtactccattggagtgaTCTTCCTGAATTTCTTGAAGTAGGCAAATCGTTAGCAATGGTAAAAGCTGATCGGCCCTAATCAAGGACAACTTTGTTATCCACCATCTTCCTCTTGACATCCTAGCTGCATCCTATGTACGTTTTGAGGATGATCAACGACGGGACCTTCCCGAAGAATGGTCTGTAGGCCTTAGGGATTGGCACCATGCACAGTAGATTCAAAAGATCACCTTTATGAACTCTCCCGAAAGGCCTCCTCGTGGAAGTAGCCAACGCTGGCCAGCCTTCCTCTAGGCCTTTTGCTAGACCCTCCTCATCAGGAACCTTAGCTGGAACAGAGAGCAGCATAGCCTACACACACAAAAATCGCCAGAAGAAGAAGCGCGTACATTGGTAGAGATAAGGCAACTGAAACCATAAGAAATGCCAAACAAGGAGCATGTACAAAGCTTGTGGTCCAATCACACCAGCTCTATGATTATGAAGTGTCATAGGTTGATCATTGGATAATAAAAAGAAGAAGCAACAGTAAATAATGGCATCATAGAAAGAAGCACGCCCAATGCAAAGAGATGATTCTACAATACCAAGAAAATTGCAAAATCAAGAGTGCTTTTAAAATGTATAAGGTATGTTAGGATCATCTATTGCATCAATATGGATACATGTTTTAATCATTTTCTCATGAGTAACAATAGCTAAACAATAACATTACTAAGATTGTGCCTTATATAAAGTAGCATTCACAAGGAAAAAGGACTCTCCATATACCAAATCTAATGTAGAAGCAATGTGCTTGCACATAGGGCAAGGTCTATGGAGATCCACTTGCCTTTAGATTATGTCATATTAATCATCGGCACAAAACAAAACATCACACACAAGTAATAATTGGGAGCCTCGTATTTACATAGCACATGGTGAGCTAAGAGATGATCCTGCAATACTAAGGATCATGTACAACCAACGTGTTTGTGCACTACACTAGGTATTGCAAGATCATACTTTGATCACATTGTGCTAAAATAAATAATCATCGGCCATTACTTGCAACAAAATAGATACAAAATGAACATATTTAGAGCCTCATATTTACATTGGACACACAAATCTCGAAGATGGTTCGCTAGCTCCATCTTCGAGATTTGTGTGTCCAATGTTGAACGGCCACCGCCTCACTATAGGTCATCCGGTCTACCAAACATGCCCCACGTGATGAACCGCGAGTATTTTCTCTGCAATTGGCTTCTACAGAGAACGTGCCAAAGTCTTTCCTGCAGGGAGGTCCCGACATCGTCTATTAGGTTCACTTGGTTTCGTGCTTTGTGGTTCGTACTTTAAGATTTCGTTCAATTTCATCGATTTTCAGGAATGTCAACCATATTAGCATAGGACAAAATCGAGTAATTAGGTGCACAAAGGAAGTCGTTTGTCCTCTTACAACTCACCCTCTTCATTTCAATTTCTGGACCAACTCAGCCTTATGAGCAGCAACTCGGTTCTTctctctgtcaaacttctcaagcTCCCATAAAAAAAAAGCTTCTCAAGCTAGTCTTTAACTATCCCCAGAGCCGGCTAACAATATTCTACTCCAAACCGTAGAGATGCTGAGTTTACTATATATACTAATGTAGTACTACTTCAAACCGTGGACCTGATCAAACTTTTTTTTGATAAACCTAAGCCGATAAAACTAAGAAAATTAAGGGTGAGCATATGGCCCTGTCATGGCGTGCTGTACAGTAGCAGCCCTGGCCGGCGTCACCGTCCGCCGCGAGGTTCACAGCTGGTTACCGCTGCACGCGAAGGCGACACGCAAGGAATGATGAGGCAACATTCGCTAGCTTAATTGGCCCGTTGACATTGCACGGGAGATACGGTGTTGTGATCTTTTGATTGGGATCGACCTCGTCTACACTATAGCCGCCATCAAAGTCAGCTCCACGCATCATCTCGGTTGGAAAATTAGACATGGGATGGAGTAAGCAGGGGCCAATCTAGCTACGAGAACACAGCTGCAAAGGTTTATTTGCCTTATTTTTTACTTAACACAACTGCCAACTTGTTGTTGTTGCCAAACGGTGGTTAAGCGCAGACAAGAATTTCTCAGGGAAGTTGGGCATGACATCGTGCAAATATTGTAGAATTCCGAAGCTCCGAATGATGGAGACTCTTACTGTTATATCCGGTTTCACAAAATAAAGAATGTGACGTAGTACTCTTGTAACTCTTTGTTTTTTCGGATGGACTAATGGGATCATGCGGGACAGTTATATATATCTTCTTATTTGATGTTCTAGAACGCAGATAGCTATGGCACAATGAATGAACGAGCTGCCAAGCTAGATCATCTCCAGTTGCACCTGCCATGCATCATCACATAAGGTCTTTCACAATAGGTGTTTCTTAGGCAGTCCTATAGGAGTGCCTCTATCCAGCTGACCTCCCAAATCGACCATTTTTTGATTTTCTTAAATAATGTAAAAGAAACACATATAGAAATTGTCATAGTTTCCATATCCAGGCCATCCAGACAACAGCAATTTCAGGCACACATATTACAACTACGACGCTGCCCATGGAGAGAGACCTTTGAATGATCTCTCATTTGTCGTAAGTATGGATTCTTTTATAGACATGTGTCATCATATTGATTTGCTTCCCTTTATTTTTCTCTCAGAACATTTTTAGCGCATCAATCAACTAACCAAAAATACACACATCAATACATTGGCAAAATTTAGCATGCCAATTGGGCAAGTTTTAGAGTTTTTACTTGATCCTCCATGTTCTTGCTACTCTCTCTGGTCTCAGGTCTTCCTTGAATTTGCTCAAGGTTTCCATGAAACTTGTTGCgaacttttttcttttttatgatACCTCACCTATGCGACATGCCCAACTCGTCGTGGATCATGTGCATGTGCTTGAACTCATTGAAGAGTTTGCACACCGGTATTGGGATCAAGGCTAACGGCTTTCCAAGTTTCGGCAAGGCACTCTCATTCCAAGGCCTTCCATTTTGGGTCTCGGATCCCACATTTACTCTTGATTTTCTTCCCGGTCTCAACATCGATGGTTGCAACCGATTCCTCTTCCTTCCCTTCAGATAATAAATTCAGACGACAGGTTTGCATACAGTATGTTTATTCGGTTGGGAGATCAACATGGGATGGAGTAAGGTGGCTGATCTAGCTGCGAGAACACAGCTGCCATGTTGCCGCACTACGGTGGTTAAGCGAAGGCTAGAAAGAACTTCTCAGGAACGTTGATCGTgacatcatgcaaatattgtacaGAATTCCAAATGCTAGCTATCCAGTTTAACAAATTGGAGAAAGTGACGTACTCCCCTAACTCTATCCAGTTCCCGTAAGGCATTTTTTATTGGAGGTACTAGAGTGTAGATAGCTATGGCGCACTGAATGTGCGAACTTCCAGGTACCAGAGTATAGATTTCTCAACTTGCAGCATGAGTACAGGAACTGAGATCCAAAGCTCATCACTAGGAACTTGGACCTATGTGATGATTTGGATTATTATATGTTCTGTAGATCAGTCAGTTGTAAAGGACAACAAAGAAGGTATGTGCAACGATATATGTGTACAAGCATCTGAAACGACGACATGGTTGAAGAAGAATGGCAAACATGCCATGGTACAATGGAGAACACAAATACGCAATGTGACAGCGGTGCAAAAGAAGAATGGCAAACATACCATTGTACAATGGTGATGTTCCCGCGAAACATAGTAGGTGCTCGGAAATCATTCAAAGGGTTATGCAAGTTGGTAGGATAACCACCTTTAGGAATATAAAACACACTTGAGCAACGGTGCAAGAGCACATGAATTGCACGGGTTACAATGAGTTTGTTACCCCGCAATGCTAAGAAACCTGTAAACAGTAACCAAAACTTCCCAAGATACAATACTCAAGGAGTATGCTCAAGGGCACTTCCCTAATGAGTGGGGGAAGACACGCATATTCAGCGACAATTCCCAAGGAGCAAGAAAAAACCTACCAATACTGTCTAGGCGTGTCTGAAGATCTTGTTAGACATCAGTTAGATAGGAGAAACAAAAGGATGACAAGACAATGTTTATTGGAACTACTGTGCACAAGAAAAGCCATCGCTCAGCTCATGTAGGATCGAATGTGCCTGCCTGCCAAGAGATTATCACACCTTAATCTGCCCACATAGACGCCAGTGTGCATCAGGGTGAAAAAGGGATCTTTCAAACACCCATATCTCTTTCACGAGTACCTACAGAAAGGTTTGCACATGCAGAAATACATCAGGACATGCCATGCAAACTGAACTGCTCAGATGTTGTGAAGGTAACACAATTACTACTTGACAGCAAATAGACAGGAGAAAACGGCCCAAGTTTTAAACAGCATCATAGTATCATGCTATGGTATGGAGGAAGGCCACCAAGCAATATATTTTCTCTACTTTGTTTTGCATATAGGCTCTACTTTCTCATGGTATTTACAGAAAGAGAAAACAGTGGAATGTCCTTTTTGAACTTGACATTTCCTGATCAGAGAAATGTTAAGGAAATGGTAGATGTACAACTAAAGCAATGTATAAACATGTACATAGGACATCCTGAGCATAAAATTACACCAGGAACTACTAACATTTCAAAAACCATGTTCTTGGTGTTTTAATCTCAGATATTTTACACCAAAACTTGAAATAATCTGGCATATTTAAGTTACCTCCTTTGACTTGTCGCCTGACACAACCGCTCCTTTTGAATTATAGGCTTCATATTTCTACGGGAAATGTAATTGAAATGGTCAAGGGTACACATATAGTAGCATAGAATAATTTATACTACAAATCCATGGTAGCAACACGACATCTACTTGAGTACAAATAACAAAACAACGATGAACAGAAACAATCTAATAATGCAGTGATCAAGAACATAGATACCCTCATAATATGATatttaacaaaacaaacatagTATTGTCGCAGCACTTTAGCAGACATTTACGTGTGTGTGGCTTTTGATGCTTATTGTATTACAAATTCTTTATCTAACTGAAATCAAAATGCCAGTCTTCTTCAAATGATGCAGACATCAATGTTCTAGAAAGAAGAGAAAATATCGCATAAGCATTTGCTTCCAAGATCTTGGGGACATACCCTCTAAACTGTGTAGGCAGTCAGGCAGACTTATACAAATAGAAGACAAGAATACATATATAGGCAAACACTGCAAAGTGGCAGTTCAATGCTGCATACAAGTTCAACATGGAACAAAATACTACTTGGTAACAACGTGGTAGGCAAACTAGAATACTAGGTCTTAGTATcagggataacaatctgaacatcatAGCATGTAATGGAGTTCTACAGTAAATATTAAAAACATACACGACCGTCATTTGTGTTCTCAAAAGAAAAGGTGAAACTTGTTTATTGTGAAGACAAAGACTAGAACTGAAATACATGATGAACAAATCAGATTGACCTATGACCTTTCGTAAGAAAGTATAGATATGCATAGAGAGCCAAGAGATGGTGAATTTGTTCAAATCGAGGCAGCAATTGAAATAAAGAAGCAACACAATGTAGGTGAGCTGTATTGCATTAAAAAGAAGACTTTGAACTTTAGACAATCAAACCTGCTTAGTGACGAACTCAAGCGTAAGCTGTATGAAAGCTTTGTCATGGTCATTCTTATCAAGACCAATCTGCAAAATAAAGACTTAACCAATTACCAACTGACTTGGTTCAATAGTGACAATACAGCATACAAATGTACATGTGGGGAAGAAAAGGTCAGCTTCTAGAGTTAATATAGCTTACCATACGAGCCCTCAAAGTTCTTATGCTTATAGCAGGCTCAACCAATTCCCAGTGTACAGACTTCCACTTGGAttgtcttctctttatttcatttTTCATAGCcttcagaaagaaaaaaaagaggaaagaatAAACAGAAGTCCCCGCAAAAGACATTATCTGGCATCAATTCAGCAGGTGAAATCTTACAGAATGCATATTATCTGTCAGAGCTTTCCGGAGAGATGATACGTCTCCTCGTGCGAAAAGTGTGTTAACCTGAATCCAAGGAAAGTGAACAATGTAGACAAAGTTATTGCATGAACTAATTTGTTTCATGCAAATTGTGTCATACCTGACAATATCAGTAAGCACTTCAATTTTTTGCATTACGGTTTATAAATAATATAGAATGCGGAATACCATATTCTCTCAAAACAAAGGAAACAATGGAACTTCACTGATAAAAGAACTGTGAGGTGGtaataaaaaagaagaagaattgtATCTCCGTAAGTCATGTCACCAAAAGGAAGTCCATGAAAAACTAAGAATTAAACTGGGTAGACAAGCAATCGCAGTATGGAACATAGTTAATAACTATTGTGACACCCAATTCATGCAAATATAATCAGAACCAAGGTTATTAAAGCTAGATAAAATGCCCCGTACTTTGCTACGTATTTCAACAGTGTATTCATGCTCAAAAAACAAACCGGTTTCATTTAGAATAATAGTTGTGTGCTTCAATTGTTACACTTCTACACATGATATTATGTTTTCTAGGGTTTCTTGAAGTTGCAGAGGCTGTTCAGTTTGTTGGGGAATGAAGGAAAGAACTATGAGAAAGCTGACATGGTTGTTACGTGAGGTTATTGGGCATAAATGTTGGTACCGAATGTTTGCAAGGAGAAGGAGCTGCATTCCCTGGATGGGGGATGTGAGGAAAGGAGGGGTGTGACACCACCGAGCATTCACCACCAACTCCCTTTTATATAATAGCAAGGATAAATAAAACAATGTGTTGAAGTGGTTGGCAACTAGCACTAGCAACAATGGCTCATAACCATAGAGCCTACAGATCAGTAATGTTGACAGTTCATACAAAAGCACATCAGTACATGGAAAATCTAGCATATGTTGACATCGATCTATGTTGGAGAAATGGGAAAGCAAACAGATGTTTGTACAGACATTCAAATGCAACAGTACTTGCCAATCCCCTCAGAACTGATTTTCTCTTGTAAGGATTCTGCAGTGTGATTTTACTTTGCTTGGAGTTCATACAAAGATGTTGTAACAGCTCACATCTTCCCTTATTAGATCACCAAACATGCAAATCTTGAACACATGCCAATGCAATCAAACTGCTTAAATTGCAAGTAATGAATGTGTTATACCTCCTTGTATATCTTAAACGCTTGATCATAGAACTGCTTTTTGGTATATCCGGTTTTCTTCCTCAATCTTGACACAGCATATGCATTCTTCATCTGTCAAGTAAAGCACCTAACTTCTCAGCACAGATTCATCACAGAAGGCAGCACAAAAGAAAAACTGCATCAATTAAATCAAGTATCTTGATATCAACATAGGTATCAAGCTAATACTAGAAGTGTATTATTGGTGGGGATCAAAAGTAAGAAATTATATCCATCGGTAAAAGGCCCAGGCAGTTTTCTCCTATGCAAGTATTACACCATTATTGTAACAtggattttgaaaaaaatataagaACAGAATAGCATGCACCTATATCCAAGGGATATTAAAATAACTCTTGAATTCTGGTAAACATCTCGTGCCTTCTAGTCTCTCTCATGGAAATAAGAAATATTCTGACTGGCAATTTAAACATGCAGTAGTGAACTAGGTTGTCTTAATGTTGGTGCATTGGTGCCAATGCAGTCCAAAATCAGTGTGCTCCCGGCAATGGAAATGTAACCTCTAAGATCTCTAACCATGCAGGGTAAACAGTTCTGAAATTAGTCGCTAGAAGAACAGAGTGAAATATTGTAATAAGGAAAAAACAGAACTTGCTTTCTCGTTGCAGCAGTTTTCCCAGTTAAGAAAGTCAGTACCTCCAGAATAACATCCTCCTTTGTTCTACTCCAGCCACTTCGTGTAAACAATCTAAGTCACAAAATTAACAGCAACCAGAGAGGACACTGAGTTCCATATACATATTGATCTAAGGCGAATTAAATGTACAAAGTCAAAATCTGATGTAATTCCCAACCTTTTCCAAAATGGAATAGGTTCCCGGGGGCTGTATGGCTCATAAACAAAACCAGGGCTCATCATGACAACTTTCAAACCAACCTGCACATACATATAAACAGAGACACTGCAATAAATAAATACTTCTCCAACTTAAAAAATAGAAAACATTAATGCCCACCTTCCGAGCACCAACAGGAACGCCTTTTGACACTGATGGTGCTGTTGCGGGTGGCCCTTCCGGTGCTGGTGCTGGTGCCGCTGCTCCTGACGACATTGGCCTTGCATGATTTAGGTGGGCTACAAGATCCAGAACCTGCAGCCGATGCGAATTTGTAGTCCAAATCGAATAAAAGACCTTGCAGGGAAACCAGTGCAGATTCACCAAAGAAAAAGATGAACTTGAGTAGTCAAACCTGAACAGCGTGGACAGAGGACGGCCCTCCAAACTTGCCAGCAATCGTGTTGCCACCGCTGTATGTTAAGCTCGCAAAACCTAAGGatgtaaacaaaacaaaacagaaaaaactGATTGAAATGAAGCCCAGGCAGGAATTAAAAGAGGGGGGGAAAGAAACAGGCAGGCATATCAGTCGATCACCTCTGACACATGTATTCGCGTGGCTCAGAGCTAAAGATCGGGAAACGGCGGCATGGTGATCTCTGCAACGGAATCGAGGAAGAGGGGGTAAGAATTAACGGATTCACATTGCGAAGAGCGAGATCTAGACCGAACGGGGCCTGGAGGAGGGGGGACAGGAGGTAttacggcggcggctgcggaggaAGGTGGAGAggccggtggaggcggcggacCAGCGACTGCCCAAGGCGGGACAAAGACATCGGCTAAGTTTCTTCACCgcgacggcgccggcgacggGGAGGGGGGTGGAGGAGCAGGACGGAACTGGGCGGCGAGGGTTTACGGAGGGGCGAGGAATGAACTGACCAAACGCTTGGTGATCAAACTGATTTCAACCCTCCATTGCGAAATCAACGGCCGAGATGCAAACCGATTGTTTGATCTGTGTATATTCTTTTTTAAGGGATTGTTCCGTATATATTCTGATCAGTCAGTAGTTTTTgttaagttcaaaaaaaaaaaaaagtcagtaGTTTTTGTTCTTCCACATGAGCCTCTTTCATCAGAAGGAACTCCCTCTGCATCATCAAACTTGTCTTATACTCCCATAATTTTGTGGCTAGATATATGTAAATTTAGAAATATACTCCCGTAATTTTGTTTTGCCATAAATAAATAATATAATAGTATATAATTCGCTCGATCAATAGAAATAAATTGTTTTGAATATCTTCATCGAGATTCCAAATACTATGTATCTATTTATACGGATTATTTACTTTGTTATTACATTATAGTAATATTTCTCTTGCGAAATACTAATATTCTTTTAAATTTATTGTACTCTCGAATCTTGACACATATTGTTGAGGGGTCCAAGTCATACTTAAACTTTGATTAATCTTTACAACTTTAGCATAAACATTAGAGATAAGGTTAAGAAATTTTCTTGAGtaaggcggggggggggggcattggcCCCCTTGACCGCAGGAAAGATCTGTCATTGTGAACAAGGGTCCCTTGGTGTTGTATCGTTCTAGGGCCCCCACAATCAGTGGAACGCGGCAGCAGTTCCTGCTAGCCTCTACGTCCTCTATTGTGAGCTCAGCTCCGCCAGCGGGATGGCGGTTCCGACGTCGTCCTTGGAGGACTGCTGCATTTCGGTGGAGGAGTCTCTGAACTCGGTCTACCGCCAGTGCCGAGCATCCGGGATCATTGGTCCTCTGCAGATCCGTCTCATTTTCAGCGGCACCTTCGACGCCCTCATGGACGACGCGCTCAGCAGGGGAGCTTCGGTGAACCACTACAAGTCCCCCGAGTGTGTCTCCTCCAAGACGCAGGTGGAGCTCCTCGACGGACGGGTGAACGCCCGCTACGTCAGCCCTCGCTGCCCCAAGCAGTGAACCTCCGTGCAGCAGGccagtgaacttatatatatctaGTAAAAAAATAAAACCAGGCCCGGGAAAAGTAGAGGAATAAGGGTTTGGAAACACCGACCGCTCCCTTGACCCTAGAGATAAGGTTAAGAAATTTTCTAGAGTAGGGGGGGGGCATTGGCCCCCTTGACCGTAGGAAAGAAATATCATTGTGAACAAGGGTCCGTTGGTGTTGTGTCGTTTTAGGGCCCCCACAATCAATGGAACGGCCCTGGTTCCTTGGACACATTGTGATATACGCCCCACAATCAGGCGAAGTGCTCCACGTAGACGCCTTCATGCATCGGTCTCCGCAGCGCCGCGGCGCGGAAGCTGGAGCGCTTCAGCGTTTCGCTTCCCGAGCTGGGCGGACGCGGTAGCAGTTCCTGCTGGCCGCTACGTCCTCTACTGTGAGCTCAGCTCCGCCGGTGAGATGGCGGTTCCGACGTGGTCCTTGGAGGAATGCTGCATTTCGGTGGAGGAGTCTCTGAACTCGGTCTACCGCCAGTGCCGAGCATCTGGGATCATCGGTCCTCTTCAGATCTATCTCGTTGCCAGCGGCACCTTCGACGCCCTCTTGGACGACGCGCTCAGCAGGGGAGCTTCGGTGAACCACTACAAGTCCCCATGTGTGTCTCCTCCAAGACGCAGGTGGAGCTCCTCGACGGACGGGTGAAC includes these proteins:
- the LOC124676131 gene encoding 39S ribosomal protein L45, mitochondrial-like encodes the protein MSLSRLGQSLVRRLHRPLHLPPQPPPDHHAAVSRSLALSHANTCVRGFASLTYSGGNTIAGKFGGPSSVHAVQVLDLVAHLNHARPMSSGAAAPAPAPEGPPATAPSVSKGVPVGARKVGLKVVMMSPGFVYEPYSPREPIPFWKRLFTRSGWSRTKEDVILEMKNAYAVSRLRKKTGYTKKQFYDQAFKIYKEVNTLFARGDVSSLRKALTDNMHSAMKNEIKRRQSKWKSVHWELVEPAISIRTLRARMIGLDKNDHDKAFIQLTLEFVTKQKYEAYNSKGAVVSGDKSKEVLVKEIWVFERSLFHPDAHWRLCGQIKV